The DNA region TGGATGTGGGTCATCGTCTACGCCTACGCCTTCCAGATCTACTTCGACTTCAGCGGCTACACCGACATCGCTCTCGGCATCGCGCAACTGCTCGGAATCAAACTGCCCGAAAACTTCGCCTCTCCCTACCTCAAACCCAACCTGACTCAATTCTGGAACAACTGGCACATGACTCTCACGCAGTGGTTCCGCGCTTACTTCTTTAATCCCATCACCCGCTGGCTCAGGTCTTGGCAGAAACCCATGTCCATCCCGATGATGATTCTGCTGACCCAAGTCGCCACCATGCTGCTGATCGGCTTCTGGCACGGCGTGACGTGGAACTTCACCCTCTGGGGCTTATGGCACGGGCTGGGACTCTTCATCCACAATCGCTGGAACGATGTCACCAAAGCTAAAGCCGCTGCTTGGACGACCACGCCAACAAAACAAGCCGCGCTCAACGTCAGCGGTATTTTGCTCACTTTCCACTTCGTGGCGATAGGCTGGATATTCTTTGCATTGTCATCGCCTGCTGTTTCATGGCAAGTCATTTTGAAATTATTTGGAGTCAATTAATGTCGTTGCGAGGAGGGTGATCTTCCAGACGAAGCAATCTCCCAGTTATCAGGGGGATTGCTTCGGGCAGAGAACAAGCGCGCCATCGCAATGACAGGTAATCCCATGAACCAACCCGTCAAACCCCTCAACGTCCTCATCAAGGGACTGCTCTTATTCACCCTCTTCAACCTCGTCATCGCTGCATGGCAGCCGGGGATTGGACAATTCTCCCTTTACAACGCCCTCTACCCGGGGCGGGAGCGATTGCCTTTCGGCGAGAACCCCAAGCAATCCTACAACCTCAGTCTCTTCGACCTTGACGCTATGTTCGCCTCACATGTAATCGCTGGTACACCAAAATCTGACGATGAATTCCGCGTCATCATTGTTGGAGACTCATCGGTGTGGGGAACCTTGCTCAAGCCGGAAGAAACATTGGCAGGACAACTCAACGCGGATAATCTCAACGCCTGCGGAAAAAATGTCCGTGCGTATAACTTGGGGTATCCGACTATCTCCCTCACAAAAGATGTGATGCTGCTATCCTACGGAATGCAATACGACCCCGACCTCATCATCTGGATGACCACGCTCGACGCGTTCCCGCTGGAGAAGCAAACGTCCACGCCGCTGGTGGCTAACAATGAAGAAAAGGTCCGGGAACTGGCGAGCAACTACGGGTTACGAGTCGAGGCGGATGATCCTAATTTCGAAATCAAATCTTTCTGGGATAAAACCTTCATTGGCAACCGCCGCGCATGGGCGGACTTTTTCCGTTTCCAGATCTATGGCGTGATGTGGTCTGCCACCGGCATTGACCAGTTCTATCCTGACCGATATGAGCGCGCGCAAACCGATTTCGAAGCGGACGATAGTTACCACGACCTGACTGCGCCTTTGAGTGAAGATGCACCAGCCATTAATGCTTTGGAAACAGGTTTTCGAGTGGCAGGCGAAACCCCTATACTGCTCGTAAATGAGCCTATGTTAATAAGCGCGGGCGCGAACAGCGACATCCGCTATAATTTTTTCTACCCACGCTGGGCGTATGACGATTACCGCGAAATCATGTTCGCGTTGAGCGAGCGCAACGACTGGGTGTATGTTGATCTATGGGATATTATCCCCGCGAATGAATTTACCAACAGCGCGATCCATCTAACGCCCGCTGGCGAGAAATTACTGGCGGAAACGCTTGCGCCATATATTATGGAAGCGTGTAAATAAGAATACATATTATGTTGAGCAGGGCGAAACATCTTTACGCTTATCGAAGATGCCGCCATGCTCGGAGTGAAAATCAGGAGTTCGTTTTCATGAAAGTTCGTTCGCTTTTTATTTTATTGGTTGTCCTGCTGGCATCATGCACCAGCGCGCCAGTGACGTCGCAACCTGAAATGGAGTCGGTATCCCAACCCGCAATGGCAACGGATGTTGTGCCCGAACAAAACGCCACCACAATCCCGCAAGCGGTTGAGACGATCACAGAGGAAATCCCAGCGACAGCCATGCCGCGCCCAACGCTCGCACTGGATGAATGGAAGTCACTGCCCATCGTGCCGACGGTCAGTGATGCGATGAAGGACGTGTACAAGCGCGGACTGGCGATGGGACGCGATCCGCACGCTTTTGCAAAAGTGGGGGATTGCCAGACCAACACCGGCTTCTATCTCGTTGACTTTGATCATGAAGACAGGTACAGCCTCGGCGAAGAGTATTCCTATCTCCAGGACACGATAGATTACTACGCAGGTTCGTTCTCGCGCACCAGTCTCGCCATGCGCGACGGATACAATGTCGCCGCCATTCTTACTCCCTTGCGCGCCGACCCGACCCAATGCGAGAAGAATGAACATCCCATCGCATGCGAGTTCCGCCTGCACAATCCGAGCGTCGCCATTATCAGCCTCGAGACCAACTTCAATGATCGTCCCGCCGATGATTACGGCAGGTACATGCGTCAGATCATCGAATATTCCATTGAGCAGGGCGTGGTTCCCATCCTTGCCACCAAGGGGGATAATCTCGAGGGCGACCACAGCATCAACGCGGAGATCGCGAAGATCGCAATGGAGTACGACATTCCGCTGTGGAATTTCTGGGCGGCGCTTCAACCCCTGCCGAACACTGGGTTTGACACCGAATTGAACGACGGCTTCCACCTGTCCTTTTCCCGCAATTTCTTCGATCAGCCCCAAAATATGCAAAGAGGCTGGCCCTGGCGCAATCTCACCGCGTTACAGGCGTTGGATGCGGTGAGAAAAGAGTTGCAGGAACAGTAATATAACCAACTACTCAACCAACGGGTTTATACAAAAGGAATCAACCATGACCACCGAAATCATCACACCTATTGCAACATTCATTGCCGAAAAGATCCTCAAACAGCCAAATAAATCCATCGCCGCGGACGAAGCTCTCATCTCCAGCGGATTGATCGACTCATTCAGCCTGATGGATTTGGCGCTCTTCATCGAAGACACCTTCGGTGTACGCATCGAAGACACCGAGTTGAACGCGGAGACGTTCGATAATTTGGAACAACTCGCCGCGTTGATCTTCGCTCGCAAGTAATTCATTAACCGCGAAACACGCAAAGACTTAAAATGTTTTCTTCGCGCTCTTCGCGTGCTTGGCGATAAAAACTAATGACCACATTACCCAACCTCCTCCAAGGCAACTATCAAGAAGTCCCCGACAAGACCAGCATCATCCTCCAGCACGCGGGGCAGGATGACAAGCCGCTGACGTACCGTGATCTGATCCGTGGCGCGAACCGCTATGCGCTGACCTACACCCGTGAA from Anaerolineales bacterium includes:
- a CDS encoding SGNH/GDSL hydrolase family protein, coding for MKVRSLFILLVVLLASCTSAPVTSQPEMESVSQPAMATDVVPEQNATTIPQAVETITEEIPATAMPRPTLALDEWKSLPIVPTVSDAMKDVYKRGLAMGRDPHAFAKVGDCQTNTGFYLVDFDHEDRYSLGEEYSYLQDTIDYYAGSFSRTSLAMRDGYNVAAILTPLRADPTQCEKNEHPIACEFRLHNPSVAIISLETNFNDRPADDYGRYMRQIIEYSIEQGVVPILATKGDNLEGDHSINAEIAKIAMEYDIPLWNFWAALQPLPNTGFDTELNDGFHLSFSRNFFDQPQNMQRGWPWRNLTALQALDAVRKELQEQ
- a CDS encoding acyl carrier protein, with protein sequence MTTEIITPIATFIAEKILKQPNKSIAADEALISSGLIDSFSLMDLALFIEDTFGVRIEDTELNAETFDNLEQLAALIFARK